The Mya arenaria isolate MELC-2E11 chromosome 16, ASM2691426v1 genome includes a window with the following:
- the LOC128222638 gene encoding uncharacterized protein LOC128222638 yields the protein MSEEQFIRLSQSFIKAGGTSLKLWRCSIEPGDGEPQLQNECEQQVVSSECTTRIYLGDVTITVEGFIRLIDYVTSCGHSVECDLYSTTLKSNSAVEQPVLPMLGPQPISADYTTKLELFGIEMSTELICQIVGRINQLNHSVTLTLFGCTEISDEYNPLRNKMVPPPNTSLNYTKLIKIKRMKPISETLCLYVASSAIYYGYTCEISECDILTSEVPHADNLYFPQMAAIHSPAQTAKLRFHEASIPQHVVERLACQAKISQHLVECVLDKCYVWPHPEVWLLKEKMEEDPAIQIEKFKPVIWWHVWKWPKRYKADQIWDIRFKATAKKVCTR from the exons ATGTCAGAGGAACAGTTCATACGACTATCACAGTCTTTCATAAAAGCGGGAGGTACGTCATTGAAGTTGTGGCGGTGTTCCATAGAACCGGGGGATGGTGAACCGCAGCTTCAGAATGAATGCGAGCAGCAGGTAGTATCATCTGAGTGTACAACACGCATTTATCTTGGGGATGTTACCATCACAGTAGAGGGGTTTATTCGACTTATTGACTACGTGACCAGTTGCGGTCATTCCGTGGAATGTGACTTGTACTCAACAACCCTGAAATCAAACTCTGCTGTTGAACAACCAGTCTTACCGATGTTGGGTCCACAGCCTATCTCAGCTGATTATACCACAAAGTTGGAACTATTTGGTATTGAGATGTCAACAGAACTAATTTGTCAAATCGTCGGTAGGATTAATCAACTCAACCATTCAGTAACATTAACATTGTTTGGTTGTACCGAAATATCAGACGAGTACAATCCGTTGAGGAATAAGATGGTGCCTCCTCCAAACACGTCACTAAACTATACCAAACTTATTAAGATCAAACGCATGAAACCCATATCGGAAACATTGTGTTTGTATGTTGCTTCCAGTGCAATTTATTATGGATACACGTGTGAGATATCAGAATGTGATATACTGACCAGTGAAGTGCCGCATGCAGACAACCTTTACTTTCCTCAGATGGCTGCCATCCACTCACCTGCTCAAACAGCAAAACTCAGATTTCATGAGGCATCAATACCACAACACGTAGTTGAGCGTCTCGCCTGCCAAGCGAAAATTTCTCAACATTTGGTTGAGTGTGTGTTAGATAAGTGTTATGTATGGCCTCATCCGGAAGTCTGGTTATTGAAGGAAAAGATGGAGGAAGACCCTGCCATTCAGATCGAGAAATTCAAGCCTGTAATTTGGTGGCACGTCTGGAAATGGCCCAAACGTTATAAAGCGGACCAAATATGGGACATCCGTTTTAAAGCAACCGCAAAAAAA GTCTGCACTCGCTGA